A region of Lycium barbarum isolate Lr01 chromosome 1, ASM1917538v2, whole genome shotgun sequence DNA encodes the following proteins:
- the LOC132630749 gene encoding external alternative NAD(P)H-ubiquinone oxidoreductase B1, mitochondrial-like — MRGFTYLSKALHSHSTYSRLLVLCSISTGGLLVYAESNVESGKQVVERNQSEPEKKKKRIVVLGTGWAGTSLLKDLDISSYDVKVVSPRNYFAFTPLLPSITCGTVEPRSIVEPVRNIIKKRSGKIHFWEAECLKIDLENNKVFCRSGINDNLAGHNDFSLQYDYLVIAVGAQVNTFNTPGVMEHCHFLKEVEDAQRIRRTVIDCFEKAVIPGQSEEERRINLHFVIVGGGPTGVEFASELYDFVHEDLVKIYPSVKDFVKITLIQSGDHILNTFDERISSFAEQKFQRDGIEVLTGCRVNNVSEHFIKMKVKSTGEHVEVPYGMVVWSTGVGTRPFVKDFMEQVGQEKRRILATDEWLRVKGCSNVYALGDCASVDQRKVMEDISAIFKAADKDDSGTLTIEEFRDVLDDIIIRYPQVDLYLKSKHLLKATDLFRDSEGNEREVDIEGFKSALSQVDSQMKSLPATAQVAAQQGTYLARCFNRWDQCQSNPEGPRRFRGSGHHEFLPFRYRHLGQFAPLGGEQAAAELPGDWVSMGHSTQWLWYSVYASKQVSWRTRYLVVSDWVRRYIFGRDSSRI, encoded by the exons atgaggGGTTTCACATATTTAAGCAAAGCTCTTCATAGCCATTCAACTTATTCAAGACTTTTGGTTCTCTGTTCTATCAG TACTGGAGGTCTATTGGTATATGCAGAATCGAACGTAGAGAGTGGAAAACAAGTTGTTGAAAGGAATCAATCAGAaccagagaagaagaagaagagaatagTGGTGCTTGGAACAGGATGGGCTGGTACCAGTTTGCTAAAAGATCTTGATATTTCTTCCTATGATGTTAAAGTGGTTTCGCCGCGAAATTATTTCGCGTTTACACCACTGTTACCTAGTATCACATGTGGAACAGTTGAGCCACGAAGCATCGTAGAGCCCGTTCGGAACATAATAAAGAAG AGAAGTGGAAAAATTCATTTTTGGGAAGCAGAATGTCTAAAGATTGATCTAGAAAACAACAAAGTATTTTGCCGTTCTGGGATCAATGATAATTTGGCGGGACATAATGACTTCTCCCTACAATATGACTATTTGGTCATAGCAGTAGGAGCTCAAGTGAATACTTTTAACACTCCAGGTGTTATGGAACATTGCCACTTTCTGAAG GAAGTGGAAGATGCTCAAAGGATACGGAGGACAGTAATAGATTGTTTTGAGAAAGCTGTCATTCCCGGCCAAAGTGAAGAAGAGCGAAGGATCAACCTCCATTTTGTTATAGTTGGAGGGGGTCCCACTGGAGTGGAATTTGCTTCCGAGCTATATGACTTTGTTCATGAGGACTTAGTAAAAATATATCCTTCAGTTAAGGATTTTGTGAAGATAACACTTATCCAGTCCGGAGATCATATCCTGAATAC ATTTGATGAAAGAATAAGCTCGTTTGCTGAACAGAAATTTCAAAGAGATGGAATTGAGGTCTTGACAGGTTGCCGGGTCAATAATGTCTCTGAACATTTTATCAAAATGAAAGTAAAATCTACCGGAGAACACGTTGAAGTACCCTATGGGATGGTTGTATggtcaactggagttggtactcGTCCATTTGTGAAGGATTTTATGGAACAAGTTGGCCAG GAAAAAAGGCGTATCCTAGCAACTGATGAATGGTTACGAGTAAAGGGTTGTAGTAACGTGTATGCACTTGGTGATTGTGCATCTGTAGATCAACGTAAAGTAATG GAAGATATTTCAGCCATTTTCAAAGCTGCGGATAAGGATGATTCTGGAACTTTAACCATCGAGGAATTTCGAGATGTTCTTGATGACATAATTATCCGTTATCCTCAAGTGGACTTGTATCTGAAGAGCAAACATTTGTTAAAGGCGACAGACTTGTTCAGGGATTCAGAGGGAAACGAAAGAGAGGTAGATATTGAAGGTTTTAAGTCGGCCCTTTCTCAGGTAGATTCACAGATGAAAAGTCTACCCGCCACTGCTCAG GTTGCTGCTCAACAAGGTACATATCTTGCTAGATGCTTTAACCGCTGGGATCAATGCCAAAGTAATCCTGAAGGTCCTCGTCGTTTTAGAGGTTCTGGGCATCATGAATTTCTACCCTTCAG GTATCGCCATTTAGGGCAGTTTGCTCCTTTGGGTGGTGAGCAAGCAGCAGCAGAACTTCCTGGAGACTGGGTTTCTATGGGTCATAGCACACAGTGGCTATGGTACTCTGTGTATGCAAG